The DNA sequence CATCAGCTATTACGATGGAAGCAACAAGGCCCTCAAGTACGCCACCAACGCCTCGGGAACCTGGTCCTTCACGACCGTCGACAGCCCATCGAATGGGGATGTCGGATGGTACACCTCCCTCGCGCTCGATTCCTTGGGCAACGCCCACATCAGCTATTATGACGCGACCAACGGGGACCTCAAATACGCCACCAACAGCTCCGGCAGCTGGGTTCCGGCGACCGTGGACAGTCAGGGAGACGTTGGACGGTATTCTTCCCTCGCCCTCGATACCTCGGGCAACGCCCACATTAGCTATTATGATGGGACCAACAAGGTTCTCAAGTACGCCACGAATGACACCGGCGGGTGGGTCGTAACGACCGTGGACAGCACAGGGGACGTCGGATCGTTCAGTTCGATCGCCGTCGAGTGAACGGACGGATCCGATGAATCTCTGGTTTCGTTCTCTCCTCGTTCTATTCACCGTTTTCTTCCGCCGGAGATTGAACCCGCTCGACGAATCGGTCCTGGACTTTCGCGTCTGGCCGACCGACCTGGACATCAATCTCCATATGAACAACGGCCGCTACCTCACGATCATGGATCTGGGGCGGGTCGATCTGATGCTCCGGACGGGGTTGGGAAGACTGGCCCTGAAACGGAAATGGTCGCCGCTCGTCGGCTCGGCGACGATTCGTTTCCGGCAGTCGCTCAATCCATTTCAGCGTTACCGATTGAAAAGCCGGATTCTCTGCTGGGATAACAAATGGTTCTTCATCGAACAGCGTTTCGTGCGGCAGAATGAACTGGTCGCCGTCGGCCTCGTAAAAGGCCTGCTCCGCGGCCGCTCCGGCAATATCCCGACGGCCGCGGTGCTGGAGGCCATGAACCTCCGCGCGGCATCCCCCGAAATACCGCCTTCCATCCGCCTCTGGCAGGAGTCCGAGAAGGGCGGTTGAACTACTCGTCTTTCGAGGCCATGCGTTTTCGGATCAAGCGCCGTCCCGCCAACATCAGCGTCAGCGAGAGAACTAGGGAGACCGGAACAAACAGCCCCGACCAGGCGACGGCGTTCTTGATCCAGCCGAACTCCTCAAGCGCCTTGAATAGGTAGCCCGCCAGCCCGGAAAGATAGTAGGCGATCACGATCACCGAAAGACCTTCCACGGTATGCTGGAGCATCGCCTGGCTTTTGGTCGTCTTGTCGACGCGGGCGAGCAGCCTAAGGTTTTGATCCTCCAAAACCAAAGTCTGTTCCTGCTGGATGAGGTTGACCCGCGTCCGGATCACGGAAATGGTGCTCTGGAAATCCGACTCGATCGCTTCGATCCGCTTCATCAGTTGCTGGTAGCCGTCGGCGATTCCGGAAATCCCGCCCAGGATATAATCCGATAGGGGCAGGAAAGGCGGCAGGGACCGCTCCTGAAAGGTCCGAACAGCGGCATGAACGATTGTGTTGTACGGAACCGAGGCGGAAAGTCGGTACCGCATCGACTCCGCGAACCGGCTGACCTCCATGAAATCGACCGTCAACTGGTTCACCCATTCCTGGAGGCCCTTGGATTCCGAGGTGCCCAGCTGCTCGGCAATCCGGCCGCGTTGCGCCAGTTCATGCTGCTCCAGTTCGTGAATCCGGTCGACGGCCCTCGTGAATTCCGGAAACGGAAGCAGGAGCAGATGGTAGTAGTTCTCGATCGTCACCACGCCGTCTATGACCTTGGCCAGATGACGGAGCAGCGTCTCCGGCTTGCCGGAATAGACCAGGTACCGTTCCCGGTCCGAGTCGTCGGGCGTAAAGCTCGTGACGACCGCGATCTCCTCGCCGAAAACCCGGCTGCCGTAAATGTGCGGCCCGGGCAGCACATCCCGGATCAGGTCGGGCGGCACCGCCCGCTCCGGGGAAATCACGATATCCAGCGCGTTGACCGGCGTCCCCAACGGCCGGATCGGAAAGCGATAACCGGGAAATGTCAGCGGCCCGAATTCCAAAAGCTGCGTCCTGTCGTCCGGAATGTGCCAGACCTGGTGGCTGTAATATTCGGTGTGCGCCTCCCAGACGATCACAAGCCGATCGCCGTTCGCGTCCACCCGAACGCCGTACCCGAACTTTTCGGCCACCGAGACATGGGTTTCCGGAATCCGAAGGCCCTGGAGCAACCGGAGGAATTCCATCCGGCTTTGGGGCCGCTCAACGGGCGGGTTGGCCATCCGGTAGGAGGAATGATGGATATGGGCCGGGAAGTCCAGCCATTCCTCCAGGTATTTCTTGGGCCGTTCGTGCAGTCGGTGAAGGACGTCCTTTTCCTCCGGCGGATTAAGATTCTCCACGGGTTTCCTCCGTTTTAAGATCGCGCTGAGCTTTCTTATAGCATCCGGAGGGGATGGTGTGCAACGATTCTCATGAAATTGGACGCGTTAAACCCGGACCTCGGGAGAGATTTATCGATGATCTATTTCGTGCCGAATTTTGTTTCGACCTGGACCCCGATTTTCTTTAAAAACTCGGTCGGCAGGACGCCGCCCGCGCAGACGAGGACGGCGTCGTTGGGAAGCTCGATGCGCTCTCCCTGTCGTTCCAGGACCGCCTTCTCCGCTTGAATCTCGGTGACATTGGAGTTCAGGAGCACCCGCAGTCGCCCTCGGGCTTCCGCCTCCTTCACCATCTGCCGATTCTTATCCTTGGCCCTGGAAAAAGCCTCCCCTCGATAGGAAAGCGCCACGGTCGTTCCCGGCTCTCCGGCGATGCTGCAGGCTGCTTCCAACGCCGCGTCGCCGCCGCCCACCACCAGGACGCGTCTATGACGGTATTGCTCGGAATCGATCAGCCGATAAACCACCTTGGGAAGGTCCTCGCCGGCGACCTCCAGTTTCCGCGGCGTCCCGCCGCGGCCCACGGCCAACAGAACCGACCGGGTTTCGTAGCGGCCCCGCGAGGATTTGACGACAAAACCCCCGCTCGTTCTCTGGATATCCTCCATCCGCTCGTTGTAGCAAATCCGGATTCCCGTTTTCTTTTCCACATCACGCATGAAATCCAGAAGGCTGTCCTTGCCGATCTCGCGGAATTTCATCGGCCCCACGATGGGAAGCTTGGCCGGCTGGGTCATCACGATTTTTCCGCGCGGAAAGTGGGCCACCCGGCCGCCCAGCGTCTCCTGTTCGATCGTCACATAACGCAATTTGTGCTGAAGCGAGGCCAGGGAGGCCGAAAACCCGGCGGGTCCCGCCCCGACGATCACCACATCCAGGGGGGTTCCGTTGGGTTTGAGTTTTCGGATCGCCTCGATCGCCTGGCGGCCCTGCTCGACGGCGTTTCGAATCAGGCCCATCCCGCCGAGCTCGCCCGCGATGAATATTCCCGGAACGTTGGTCTCAAACGTGGGACGGACGTAGGGAATATCGACGCCTCTTCTTTCGGTCCCGAATACGAGCGTGATGGCGTTGACCGGGCAGGCGGCCTGGCAGGCCCCGTGGCCGATGCAGTGGGTGGGATTGATCAGTGCGGACTTGCCTTTGATCAGGCCCAGGACATCCCCTTCCGGGCAGGCCGACACGCAGGCGCCGGACCCGATGCAGAGGTCGGTGTCGATGACCGGATGCAACGATGCCGGTTCCGTCAAGCCCTCCGCGATCGTCGCCCGGAGGCGTTGAATATTTTTTATGTCCCGCTTCTTCTGAAAATGGGATTGGAGGACCCAGATCACAACAATTGTGCCAAAAAGAGCGATCAAATAGAGCGTCAAGCTCGATTCACCTCCCGGGAGTCGGCCGCCGTGCGTTGGATACGGCCCGGTTTATATTATAACGCAAATTTCATTCCATATCGCAGTCAAGGGCGGGGCTTCGAACCTCGGTCGTTTTGATGAATTCAATGTCCGGAATGGGGACGGATATTCCACCGATGATAAATTTCGGAGCCAGCAGGAACAGGTGGTTCCGTTCCGCGACCTCGCCGGGAAAGCCGATGCGTACGTTAGTGGACCGGCCCTCGAAGGTGAACGCCGGATCGACGGGAAAGACCTCCGTCCGAACGAAAACGGTTCCGCGGTATTGAAGCCGATCATACGCGATGGGTTTGAACCGCTCCAAGGAGTTCTGGTCCAAAAGGACAAATTCCGAAAGGTTCGTTTTGATGGGCGAAGCCAAATTTCCCTGGACCGGAGACATCGGTTTTCCGGCGGAGATG is a window from the Nitrospiria bacterium genome containing:
- a CDS encoding thioesterase family protein, whose translation is MNLWFRSLLVLFTVFFRRRLNPLDESVLDFRVWPTDLDINLHMNNGRYLTIMDLGRVDLMLRTGLGRLALKRKWSPLVGSATIRFRQSLNPFQRYRLKSRILCWDNKWFFIEQRFVRQNELVAVGLVKGLLRGRSGNIPTAAVLEAMNLRAASPEIPPSIRLWQESEKGG
- a CDS encoding DUF3422 family protein, translated to MENLNPPEEKDVLHRLHERPKKYLEEWLDFPAHIHHSSYRMANPPVERPQSRMEFLRLLQGLRIPETHVSVAEKFGYGVRVDANGDRLVIVWEAHTEYYSHQVWHIPDDRTQLLEFGPLTFPGYRFPIRPLGTPVNALDIVISPERAVPPDLIRDVLPGPHIYGSRVFGEEIAVVTSFTPDDSDRERYLVYSGKPETLLRHLAKVIDGVVTIENYYHLLLLPFPEFTRAVDRIHELEQHELAQRGRIAEQLGTSESKGLQEWVNQLTVDFMEVSRFAESMRYRLSASVPYNTIVHAAVRTFQERSLPPFLPLSDYILGGISGIADGYQQLMKRIEAIESDFQSTISVIRTRVNLIQQEQTLVLEDQNLRLLARVDKTTKSQAMLQHTVEGLSVIVIAYYLSGLAGYLFKALEEFGWIKNAVAWSGLFVPVSLVLSLTLMLAGRRLIRKRMASKDE
- a CDS encoding NAD(P)-binding domain-containing protein, with translation MTLYLIALFGTIVVIWVLQSHFQKKRDIKNIQRLRATIAEGLTEPASLHPVIDTDLCIGSGACVSACPEGDVLGLIKGKSALINPTHCIGHGACQAACPVNAITLVFGTERRGVDIPYVRPTFETNVPGIFIAGELGGMGLIRNAVEQGRQAIEAIRKLKPNGTPLDVVIVGAGPAGFSASLASLQHKLRYVTIEQETLGGRVAHFPRGKIVMTQPAKLPIVGPMKFREIGKDSLLDFMRDVEKKTGIRICYNERMEDIQRTSGGFVVKSSRGRYETRSVLLAVGRGGTPRKLEVAGEDLPKVVYRLIDSEQYRHRRVLVVGGGDAALEAACSIAGEPGTTVALSYRGEAFSRAKDKNRQMVKEAEARGRLRVLLNSNVTEIQAEKAVLERQGERIELPNDAVLVCAGGVLPTEFLKKIGVQVETKFGTK